TTAAATAAAAAACGAGACTCATAGGTCCCGGACATATTACGAAAGCTCTCGTAGGCTATCATGTGCTTCTCACGGATTCTTATGTTCTCGTGTGGTATGACATTAGTTATTTTTAAAAAAGTTTACGTTTCATTTACCGAAAAAGGGAGCTCTCGAGCTTACATAGGTACGGAGAGTAAATAAAGTTTAGAAACAATACAAATAAAAGGACCTTAGAAGTCTATTGAGTTAGAAGGGGAGGAAACATTCACAACTAAATTAAAATTGGAGCCGGGTTTATGGTTCCCGGTTCTTGTTATTAACTCGGAGAGTTTACAACGCCCGTAAAACTCTCATGCAGTCAATAACATCGTTCTTCCTATCTGCTCAACCATAGCATATTTAAAGACACGCTCTCTCCTAGACTTATTGGAGAGGGAGGACTCTCCCCTCCTTCTCCTCCTCGTATTAATTAAATAACTACATTGGGGCTTTTAAGCCCTTCGGAAGGGTTTCTTGACTAATATCTATGAATCACTCCAACTCTATGATACGGAGCTCTTAACGGGGCTCCGAAATTGCGAAACACCAACTAAACCAAACGAAAGGAGTAATAACATAAATGAATTACAACGTAAGACTAACGTCGGAACAATTAAAGCAACTACGCATTATAAAGGGAATCAGCGTTAGGAAATTCGGAAGGTCGGTCGACCTATCTGCGGCTTATATCTCGTTAATGGAGAATGGAAAACGTACTATTCCCCCGAAGGTCGAGAACGTTATACGAAAAGAGTACGGCTTAACAGATCGGGAGCTTATGAAACTCGCATATCTAACGGATGCGATCGAAAAGGTCGGAGAGGCTAACGAGGCTTAACGGCCTTTTATTTTAGTTAAGACGAGCAAAAAGATCACGTACAGAAGGGACGAAAAAGAAAATGGCGATAAATCAGAAACAACTAAGAATCGTTAGGACGGCGGTTTTAGATAAATCAATACTAGAGCTCTCGAAGGACCTCGGAGTCGATCGTATGAAGGCGACTCGACAGGAGAGAGGCGAAACTTTTCCCGACCGGGATTACTTGAGTAAATTCTCAACCGTCTACGGGATTGGATTCGATGCGATCGAGAAGGTGGGAGAGTTAGAAAAGGTTATCGAGAACGTCCAGAAAGCACGTTATAAATAACACCAACGAGGAGGAGAAACCATGAGAAATAGTAACGATCATCTACGAATAGTCTCGGGCAGCATGGCCGTTAAGGAGGTCGAAGACGGTAGGTATTATGCGGTAGGAATCGAGCTCGTAGAGGATGGCGAGCCGTTCCGGACTTATTCGCTTTCCTATAATGCGGAGGAGTACGAAATATACTCTCGAAGAAAAGTAGCAGGTCGAGCGATCTTTCGAGTCGCTTTCGATCTACCGAAAGACGTAGACGTTTTAGACCTCGAAACACTTAACAGGCTCGGCAAAAAGAAAACATACGACCACGGCAAGGCAAGGCTACCGAAAAGAAAGCTCGATATTCATATCGAACAGTTAGAAGACGCAACTCACGGAATACGAAGGGCTTTCGATCTAGCCGAAGATGCCAAACGTAAAAAGGAGTCTAAAATATGCGACCTCTCATAACACAAAACGTCGAGGAGCTCGAGGAGGTTCGGTTCCTTGTTACGATCTTATACGGTCCAGACGGCCATAAAACCGACGAGGTTGCGGTCCTTTATTACGGAGACGCAGCCGGAGCCATTTCATCAGCTACCGAAATCGCAAAAGGTCACGGAATCGTGGAGGCTCTGGACTATTGGACGAGCACACGAGAACTCATGGCCGCAGCATTAACCGTTCCCGGCGTAGCTCCAACAATGAAACGATCAGAGGAGACACGGGAAACACATAAGGCCATACACGGACACCGGGAGTTATTCCTCGAGTTATACGGCATTAAGCCGAAGGAAAAACCGCAGCAACAAGACGGAGAAAACACCGAGACTCTTTCGACCTGGCGGAGGTTGATCGTCGGAGCTCTCGAGTCTATAAACCTAAAAACTAACTACGTAATTCACAAACTAACTAAACAAAAACGAAAGGGAGAGATCACACATGGCGAAGAATAAACGAATGGTATTTAACAAAGCGAGAGAGATCGAGAAAGAAAGAGACGGGGCAGCAACGAAAAGAGATAACCTAGAGAAACGGGCGAAAGATGCGAAGGCTCAACTCGAATTATCTAAAAAGAAATACGAGGACGAGCTCAAGAAAGGCGTTCAAGCCGGAGAGGATAACACGGAAAAGCTCAACGAATTAGCCGACGAGATCGACCAGAAGGAAAAACTCGCAGCACGTCGAGCAAACGAGGCGGCCATAGGTCGACAACACTTCCAGACCACCACCGATAAAGACGAGATCAAAAAGTCTTTTCGTGAATGGAAACGAGAATACGAGAATAAGGAAATCAAGCCGGAACTCGAGAAAATCCGAAAGATTAAGGCGGAGCTCTCCGACGCATACGAAAGCTATAAGGATGCGACCAACCATTACGAGAGGGAAAAAGAGACCGCACAGTCATTAATGGACCCAAACGGCGGCGTAGTATTCAACCCGTTAGGCAGCGTAGGGCCAATGACTAGACAAGAAAAAGACTATTATCTTATTACGGTCAACACTTTAACGGACCTAGAAAAAGGCCGAAAACCGAACGGCGTCGAAGGAGGAGCTAAATAATGGCGATTAATAACAACGAGGTACAAAAAGAACTAAGAGAGAAGGACCCGGAGACGTTTACGAGAGAGGATATGGATAAGGCGTTAAAACTCGCAAAAAGTACGCAGCGAATAGACGAAAAGGTCCTCTATACAAGCGTAAAACACCACGTAAAACAGAACGAGCAGCAGCAACAAGGAGAGGAGTCTTAAAAATGCGATTAAATCAAGCGAGGCGTAGGTCGAAACTCACGGAGAACGACGTTAAGGAAATCCGAAAACGTTACGCAAAAGGCGGAATCACACAAAAGGAGCTCGGGGAGATTTACGGGGTTTCGACTTTCCCGATCTCCACGGTAGTCAATCGAAAGGGATGGAAACACGTCGGAGAGGACGACAACGACGAACAACAAACTTCAACGGAAACACCGCCGACAACGATCGGAGGCATTAAGGACTTTCTCGCTAACAATGCGAAAGTTAAAAGCGTAACGGTCGAGATCGACGGGGTAGAAACGAAACTCACGGAGAGCTCATTTTAAGATATAGGAGATAGATCGAGGGGGAGTCGCATTAATTGCGGCTGCCTCTCTTTTTTTTATGGACGACGATCGACGGACAACAACGGAAATAATGCAAACAAAAACGACGCCCTCTCGATTAACTCGGAGTAGCGTCGTTCGTATGATTATTTGATGTATCTGGATTTTCGTGTGGTTCCGTTGGATCGTATTCGATCAAGTCACAGACGTCAATATCAAAGTATCTCGCTATTAAGTCCAAGTGATACAGATAAACGAAATTGCGGTTATTATTTACTAGGTTATTAATCGCAGCAGGACGAAGCCCTAATTCCCTTGCTAAACCTCTTTGGGAGACGCCTCTCTCCTCTAAAGTATCTTTTAATGTAATTCTAATTGCCATAACCATACCTCCTAGCCAACTAAATAAACAATACCACAGAATTTTCAAAAGTACGATACGTAATCACGTAATAACATACGATTGAAAAAGTATGAAATAAATTTGTGAAAAAGTGCTCCTTCGTTACGCTAATACGTGCTATTTTTTTGATATATTAAAGTAATTGCGAGGATTACGCTTGCGAGTGACATAATCGTCGAGGCTATTGAGAGAGAGCTCTAAGGTCTAGCGATTAAAACCATCGGGTACAGATCCGGACTTTGACACGGTTGTCTATTGCGTGAGTTATGACGGAGACAGTTTCGAGGTGAATGAAAGAGCCCTCAAGGATACTCACGAGCAGATGGAAAAGTTGTATATATAGATAGGCGAGTGTTTTCTTGACGTGAATTAAAACGGGGTTATTCGATAAATAGATAGAATACAAGAAAACGACGATGATCTCTGCTAATTACAAACTACCACAGAGATCGAAAAGCATAAAAATACTATTGGAAATAAATCGTAAAATAGGTAAAAAAAGTATTGACTTATTGTTACGCATCGGTGTAACATTGTAAATGTTGAAGGGCAGACAAGCCTTAAAAAATCAAGCCATCAAGGGTTTAGGTTGATACATGGACAAGAAAAATCAATCAAAACAAATTAAGAAAAAAGGGGAATCATACACTATGGCAAAAGAAAAGAAGAAGAAGGTTAAGAAACCATTCTACAAGAAAATTTGGGTTTGGGTTTTAGCGATAATCGTAATCGGAGCAGTTGCGACAAGTGGCGGCGACGAAACCGCAAGCGATAACAGTGGAAACGACGCAGAAGCCACAGAAGCAAACGCCGACGCATCTTCATCCTCTAACGAAAGCAGTTCCAACGAAGGTAGCTCGTCCGAAGAATCCAACGAAGAAAATGCGGAAGAATCTGACGAAGTGAAAACGGCGAAGATCGGAGAGCCATCCGAGGTAGATAACGTTACTTTCACGGTTACTGACGTAGAGGAAACTAGCGAGATCGACTCCGGGAACGATTTTATAGATAATGCGAAAACCTCCGGGAAATTCGTACTCGTGGACGTTACGGTCAAGAACGGAAAGAGCGAGGCTTTAACGATTGACTCAAGTTACTTCAAACTTAACGCCGGAGGCTCTGAGTACGAGCCGACAACCTCTGGAGAGGTTACGATGGCCCTAAGTTCCGAGGACGACTTTTTCTTAACGCAAGTAAACCCAGACCTCGAGAAAACCGGAACTATTGCGTTTGAAGTAGGAGGGGACGTAGAAGTCTCCGAGGCAACGTTAAAAGCGTCCCCTGGCTTTTGGGGAACGAAAGCAACTGAGATTCAATTAAGCGAGTAAGTTATGACGATGATATGAGAGAGTACACGAAACACACGAGAGGGCGGCCATTCGGTCGCCTTTTTTTAATATATCTAAAACTGATCCATAAAAGGTTTCGATGTATAACTCTAGGGTTTAACAAGGATTATTTCACCTGCGTTTATACCTTCTCTCGAAAATAATTCGGGCGTAGACTCTTCTGGTATGCCTTCAATCATCAACGCAACTTTTGCTTGATCGAACGCTTTTTGCACAGAAGCTGAGAA
The window above is part of the Halobacillus halophilus DSM 2266 genome. Proteins encoded here:
- a CDS encoding helix-turn-helix domain-containing protein; protein product: MNYNVRLTSEQLKQLRIIKGISVRKFGRSVDLSAAYISLMENGKRTIPPKVENVIRKEYGLTDRELMKLAYLTDAIEKVGEANEA
- a CDS encoding DUF4352 domain-containing protein codes for the protein MDKKNQSKQIKKKGESYTMAKEKKKKVKKPFYKKIWVWVLAIIVIGAVATSGGDETASDNSGNDAEATEANADASSSSNESSSNEGSSSEESNEENAEESDEVKTAKIGEPSEVDNVTFTVTDVEETSEIDSGNDFIDNAKTSGKFVLVDVTVKNGKSEALTIDSSYFKLNAGGSEYEPTTSGEVTMALSSEDDFFLTQVNPDLEKTGTIAFEVGGDVEVSEATLKASPGFWGTKATEIQLSE
- a CDS encoding helix-turn-helix domain-containing protein is translated as MAIRITLKDTLEERGVSQRGLARELGLRPAAINNLVNNNRNFVYLYHLDLIARYFDIDVCDLIEYDPTEPHENPDTSNNHTNDATPS
- a CDS encoding helix-turn-helix domain-containing protein codes for the protein MRLNQARRRSKLTENDVKEIRKRYAKGGITQKELGEIYGVSTFPISTVVNRKGWKHVGEDDNDEQQTSTETPPTTIGGIKDFLANNAKVKSVTVEIDGVETKLTESSF